The Pseudomonadota bacterium sequence GAGGAAATTTGGGCCGAATTCTGCTTTCATTTGTCGGATAATGTTAGTCCAAGCATCAATGAGAATATCTTTGAACAAAAGGTATTGTTCACGCTGGAAAAGCTCCTTGGATGGAGTCAGTTCAAGGGGGAGATCAAGGTAAGGCCTTCGCTTCAGATCGGGCGTCAGAATTTCATAACCCCGGACATAGTACTATACACCCCCGACAATAAGGCCGTCATTGTTTTGGAGATAAAAAGGCCTGTTGAAGACTTAGGTAGACCCGGGACTTTCGGACAGCTTCAGTCCTATATGCGCCAAACCAAGGCTGATTTCGGTTTTCTTGTAGGCAAAGAGATTCGTGTCTACTACGATGGGATTCTGAGCCCGAACGCCGATCCGCTCTTATTGTCCAAAATCCGCTTCAAAAGTGATTCTGCGGAAGGGACCGACTTTGTCGAGCTTTTCAATAGGGACAGTTTTATTGCGGGAAAATATGAATCGTATTTGAAAGCGCACATAGACCGATTACAGCAGGAACGGAAAATAGATGCCGTAAGAGAGCGTTTGCAATCTGAGGAAACCAGCCAGAGATTACTTAAACTCCTTCAGCATGATATCACGGACGTAGAAACACAAATCCTGATGGAAGCAATGAAGGGCCTAATAATAAAGGTATCATACGGCAAAACTCTTCAGAACATAAGATCAGTATCTCTTGGAATAGCAATATCAAACAAGCGGCAGGATTTTATTTTTGTCTGCAAAAACAAGGCTTCAGGAAAGTATTTCATCTATATAGAAGATCTTAAAGATGATCATATTCGCCTAATCAATCCCGATGGCGGGCAAATTGACCTCAACGCCGACCTCTTTGAGGAGCCCAAGGACGAAACTGTTGACTATCTCCTATCTTACAAATTGATAAACGAAACGCAGCTTGGAAAATACCATCAATATGTGTCGTCGCAGCCCGAGGACCACGATACGGCAGTCGACCACAATTCGGATAAAGCGAAGACCACGAAGAGACTGCCATCTAACGGCAGTACCATGGGTCGAAAGAACCGTAGCCCCTCTGCTTATGAATGGAGCAGGGGGGTGCCTGAGTTGTCAAGAATCTCAGGCCGCGCTACTTGGAGAGCAATCTGCGACTACTTGAAGGTTTACGTAGGTGCGGACTCAGCGAGACGGGCACTAAAGGACTGGGCCAGAGAGAACCGACGCGGTTGGCCACCAATCCCTGAACCATTATCTCGGGGGAAAGGAACATGAAACATGCGAATTCAACTTCAAAGTACACCACATGGATTGAGTAGGTGGACGGAAATGGGGACATCCTATACTCCTCCTGTCAAGCAATTTTCCACTAAAAAATAATTCATATAAAATCCTGTTATTATAACATACTCCTTTTTAAGGACGTAGGTGGGGACATCCTTCAACACTTCAATTAAACAGATGGCGGGAAGTAAAATAAAAAGTCATAAATCTTCAATAATGAGACTTTGCAGACACTGTGTCTGCAACAATTGCAGAAAATGTTTCTGCAAAATTAAAAATCCCAGTAAAGCCAATACAGTCTTTGGTTTGAACAATTAGGTATATTTTGCTTGCACTGTGCGTTTAGACAATTAAGTATATTTTGCTTGCACTGTGCAAGCAAGCATGGAAACCTTTTTAAATATGTTTTTTATGGAGTACAAAAAGGCAAAATAAGAAGGTTCTTAAAACCGGCTGGTTTTACTCTCCCTGAAAGTTGGAAGGCGAAGGGAACACGCTTGAGATGTTAAGGAAAAAACAGAAGGATTATCAGCCCTTGACGGCCTGTTGCTCCTGGCTCCTGTTGCTCCTGGCATTTTCACGCCGTCGCTGACAACACAAGGGGCAATGCATTTAAACCGGTATTTCCAACAGTATTTTCCCATAATCAACATGTGGTATAACCCGTTTTCTCTCTGTTTCAATCTTTTCAAGGGCAACCAACCCTATTTCCGATAAAAGCTTCAAATCCTGATTCACGCTTTTCAGGTCTCTGTTGAGAATCTTTGCCAGCTCGTATATAGAACCCGGTTTATTCTTGCGTATGGTTTTAAGGATAAGGAGTCTGTTATTGGTGAGAACATTCCTCATGGTATCAATGGAATCAAAATAGAGACCTTCCTCTTTTTTTACCTTCTTTCCACTCTCCAATTTTTTCCAGGCTTCAGAGAAGTCTTTTAAACTTGTTTTTAAATCTTTGATCCCGATGTCAATCTTCTTTGCTTTCATATCTCACCCTTTTTGATTTTTTCTACATCACTATTGAAATCCTCAATCAAAATGTCCATTCCTTTGAACTCGTAAGGATGTTCTTTATTTTTGTAATGCCTGTGATCACCCTTTCCCTCTCCGTTGTCATAACCCAAAACCCGTTTACCGTCCCTGATGTATACGAGAGAATATCTGTAGCCATAAGGTTTGTCCTTAGTCTGCGGTACCTTCCATATTTTCATCTCAGCAATATCACCATTGGATTCAACGTTCTTTCTGTAAAATAAAAGTTCACCATCCATATAGGGTATGTTATACCTTATACATTAATATGTCAATGCAAATCGGAGGGGCGTTGACACGGCAAACTAATTTGGGGTCGGACCAAACCATTTAAAAGCAGTGCAGGGGAGATGGGGACTTCAATAATTCAATTAAACAGATGGCGGGAAGTAAAATAAACAGTTATAAATCTTCAATAATGAGATTTTTCAGAAAATGTTTCTACAAAATTTAAAACCCCCGTAAAGCCAATACAGACTTTGGTTTGGGTAATTAAGTATATTTTACATTCACTGTGAATGTAAGCATGGAAACCTATTTTAAATTGTATTTTATGGAGTACAGAAAGGCAAAAATAGAAGGTTCTTAAAACAGGCGGGTTTTACTCTCCGCGGAAGCGGGAAAACACTCGATGGCAGGCCTCCTGAATTTTAGGAAACAGTTTTAAGAACCATAGCCCGAAATACAGTGTCTGTATTGACTCTCCAGAGATTTCAAGAGTTTCTGCCACTGTGGCAGAAACTTCTTCCAGTACATATTCTGGAGAACAATTGTAATTCACTAAATTAGGTTCTTCCTTATTCTTGCTATTTTCTGAGCACAATAATTGCATTAAGAAAATGTTGGGCGTAAAATAACTGAAAAACTTCGGGCATAAGTCCAAGAATATGATATAATTTGAGACATGAAAATTGAATGGGACCCAAAAAAGGCAAAATCCAATCTTAAGAAACATGGAGTCTCATTTGAGGAAGCAGCAACAGCCTTGAGTGACCCCATGGCTGCAACTGGCGCTGATCCTGATCACTCAATAGCCGAAGAGCGCTTATTACCTTTGGCGTTTCAGAAAAAAGACGGCTTGTGGTGGTATCTCACACCGAGAAAGATGAAACAATTCGAATCATAAGTGCCCGCAAAGCGAGCAAAGGAGAACGAGAACTCTATGAAGAAAAATAAAGAACCTGATAAAGAAGAATTACGGGCGGAGTATAAGAGCTCTGATTTTCCCGGCGGTCTTGTACGGGGTAAATATGCAAAGCGTATGAAAGAATCATCCAATGTCATTGTCCTTATGCCAGAAGTTTCTCAGGTGTTTCCAAATGAAGAGGCGGTTAATAACGCTCTTCTTTCACTTATTGATATTGCACAAAAAACAACACGCCAAACAAGGCGTTCCACTGGATCACCCAAAAAACGGGCTTCCCAGTGAACTTTGTGTTGGAACCGAATGATAGGATAAACAGTCGTAAATCTTCTGTTATTGAGACCTGCGGACACAGTGTCCGCAACACTTGTAGAAAATGTTCCTACAGAATTTAAAATCCTCATAAAGCCAATACCAGCTATAGTTAAATACATTTTTCCTGCAATGTGCAGCTTGCATATAAATATATTTCTGAAGGCGCATTGCCTCAAAATAAGATTGAAGACGCAGTCCATGCAGCGGCAGCGACAGTCTTCATGGCATATTCTTGTGTAGGGACTCTGTTTTATGGGAGTCTGGTCTTGCAATCATACAATTCTTGTGGGGGGGGCGAAAGATACGCACTTGACATTTCATTAAACAACAATTGACCGAACGGGGAGATAGTAAATTTTCTTTGACAAAATTGCGGAGAAATGAAATCATGTAATCGGGTGGGGCAATAAGCACGGGTCCAAGTACCGGTTTAGAGGTTACGTTCCGGGGCGTCAGGACAAAATCCTGTTTTCAGGAGCGCCTAATCTCATTGTGCTATTGTCCCCACCCTTTTTGTAAACAATGAGGAATAAAGTTCCGTTTATCATGCGGATGCAGTCAATCGCCGACAAAAGTCGGCTCTTGCCGATGGCTGTGTTGGACACACGGATATAGACATAGTATGCTGGGGGTCTAACAAATATGAATATTGGAATTATTGGTGTAGGGGGTGTTGGAGGATATTTCGGGGGAAAGATCTGTAAAGAGATCTTAAGTCAGGGAGCAAAAGTCTACTTTGTAGCGAGAGGCAGGCATCTTGATGAGATTCGCAAGAAAGGTCTCCATGTCAGCACCACCACAGAAGGAGATTGGATTTGCAACCCGACTTTGGCCACTGATCGTATTGAAGAACTGCCTGTTCTAGACGTTTGTTTGTTGTGCGTCAAATCCTACGACCTAAAGAGTGTGGTTCTGCAGTTTGGCGGCAAGGTGTCAGACTCCACGTTAATGATCCCTTTATTGAATGGCATTGATATCTATGAAAGAATCAGAGAAAATCTCCATCTTGCCAGTGTCCTGCCTGCTTGTGTGTATGTAGGCACGCATATAGAAGCCTTTGGAAAAGTGACTCAAAACGGTGGGGCATGCAAAATCCTCCTCGGTAAGGACCCACAACAGGCAACCACAGTTCCCGATTCACTTTTCGAACTTTTCAGGACGAGCAGGATCAACTATGAATGGTTTGACGACGTTTATCCTGAGATTTGGGGAAAGTATGTGTTTATCGCCAGCTTTGGCCTTGTGACGGCAGCTTTTAATAAAACACTCGGTCAAGTTGTGGAATCACGTTTCTTAAGTGACTATGTCCTTTCCGTCATGACTGAGATTGTCGGGCTTTCCCGGAAGATAGGAATTAATTTGCCGGAAACAATAATCACGGACTCCTTTCAAAAGGGGCACAATTTCCCTTATGAAACGAAAACATCGTTCCAGCGTGACTTTGAAAATGTGCACAAACCGGACGAACGCGATTTGTTCGGAAGCACGGTCCTTCGTTTGGGTAAACAATTTGATATCGATACCCCTGTTACACAGAAGTTGTGGGATATCCTGAATAATAGAAAACCTCTACCGGATGAAGGCGAATTGGTATAACTTTTATTTTGGTGCCCCCATCCCCTACCACATGCGTGTCCCCATCTCCGGCCCGAGGTCGTGTTGTGTTACGGATAGTTCTGACCGGTAGGGCGAATCATGATTTCGTTGACATTGACATGAGGCGGCAATGTAAGCAGCCAGTAAATTCCTTCGGCAATATCCTGGGGTTCAACTAATTTACCGAATTGGTCAACCGTATTGAAGAAGTTCTCCTCATTGTAACCGGCTACCCCCTGGAATTCGCTAAGCACGATACCGGGCATAACCAGGGAAACACGCACTCCATGTACGCAGATTTCACGGCGAAGAGCTTCCGCAAATGCAGAAACGGCGAATTTGCTTGAACCGTAAAAGCTGCCGAAGGGCGAGATGTTTCGTCCGACTACCGAACCGATGGCTATTATGTCTCCTCTTTTCTGTTGGATCATGTATTGTCCGGCACGGCGCATCAGGTAGGCCGCACCAAGAACATTGACCTGGTAAAGTTCCTGCCACCTGGATTCGTCGCTGTTGAGTATGCTGCCTGCCAGTCCGTGGCCCGCGTTGGCAACAACGATATCATACTTGTACCCTCCTTCTTCCCAAGCTAAAGCGCTGTTAAGAAGCAAATCAATGTCTGTCTGAATGCTTGCGTCACCTGCCACAACGAGAGCTTTACCATTGTGGTCGGAAATTTCCGAAGCCAGTTCATCCAGCCTTTCTTTACGGCGAGCCTGAATCACCACCGCAGCGCCTGCCTGCGCGAGGGTCAAAGCTGTGGCACGTCCTATGCCGGAACTGGCGCCGGTTATGATGGCTGTCTTGCCGGCAAGAAGTCGATTTACCATTCTCTCATTTACTCTGTCATAGCTCATTTTTTTGCCTCCCTTTTGTGATTAAGGCAAACACACATCTCCCGCCAATGTCTTCAACATCCTTTATGTTGCCTGTTATGAGATTTTTGAAACAGCAAGGATATATATACTCCTATTACTATTGCAATCGCATCAAAAACACAGCGATACAATAAGTCCGATACCGGATAATCAATAAATAATAGTGCAAATAAATTAAAGATAAACCAGTTGAGCCCGAAGATAATCCCGCCAAACAACAGGGCCTGTTTCAGAGGACTTCCCTGCCCTATATGCCTGCCGACCAATCCGTACATGACTCCAACCCAACAGCCCATTGCCGCTGTCCACAGGAAAGTTGCGAGCGGTCGTACAGCATAGGTTGACTCAATATGAAGCACTGTGTAAGAGAAATATCTCATTGCCACATATGTCACAGAAATTATCATCATAGCAGGGAATGCTCTATGCCTGTCTTTCTCCCTATCCGGCATATCATCGGACATATACTTCCCGAGCAGGAGACTCATGCACAGTATTGCGCAGCCATCGGCTATTCCTGTATAGACTTCGCCGAAAAAGGAGACCGGAAAGAGCACATAGGCTTCGATCATGCCGATGAAATACATTCCGCCCAATGCAATTCCGAAGGCTCCGCCTTTTTGAAGCTTTGTTCCCGGGAGGTTTTTCTGAATCATAAGAAATATCAGTCCCTTGATGCAGAATGCCAAGATAAGAGATGCAGAAGCAGCCGGCAGAAACCAGCCGGATGTTATCACAATGCTTTGAACTCTGGTGCTCACATTCATCAATGGATCCTGCTGCACTTGATGTAGAAGAACATCAAACACTGTGCTTGCAATAATTATGAGAAAGAATTTCAAACTCTGTTTTTTCAGTGTATGTGTTGCCATATTTTACTCCTCTTTCATATTCTGATTTATTATCTTCCTCAGAATTCTAACAATTATCATGGAACAAAGGGAAAAAGAGGGAGACAATTGTGCCGGTTCCCGGAGTGCTCTCGACTTCTATCTTCCCCTGGTGAGACTCCATAATTGTCTTGCAGAGGCTCAGACCCAATCCGTATCCCCCTGTATGTCTGGATCGCGACTTGTCTACCCGGTAGAAAGGTTCAAAGATATAGGGCAGTTCTGTTTCCGGAATACCGATACCCCGGTCATGAATCTGAATAATTGCGTATTGAGGATCTTCCTTCCATAAGAGCCTTACAGGTTCACCGTCATGAGGGGAATACTTGACGGCATTATTGATAATATTATTGAAAACAATTTTCACGAGCATAGGATCGCCGTGGATGCAGGCGTTGTCCGGAATGTTGTCGATCCTGATTCCCGGCGGTCTGTTCGCATAGATTGCAGAAATTTCGTGGAAGAAAGCCTCGACAGATATTGCTTCAATGCGCAGGCCCTCTGTTGTATTCCTCAGCCTGGCAGCTTCCAATATTTCAGAGATCATTATTTCCATTTCCCGGATATCGTCGGCGATGTTCTCTTTCGTCTGCCCATCAGGCATCAATTCAAGAGCAACTTTCACGCGCGTTAAGGGGGACCGCAATTCATGGCTTACATCCAGAAGAAGCTGATCTTTGGCATAGAGCATGCTTTGGACCCGAAGCGTCATGGCGTTGAAAGCCTCTGCAAGATGATTGAACTCTGTTGTGTGACTTGAGGGAACCCGGTGATCGAGATGGCCGTTGCCGACCTGCCGGACACCTTCGGAAAGAGATTTCACAGGTCTCAGGATATGCCTGATTACGAGGTAGGCAGCCAGGACAACAATCGTCAGGAGAAGAATCAACACGATTATAAATACTATCTTCCTGATCTCCAGCGGGGGATGGGTTTGAAAACTGAAAATGTATACGTGGGGGCCTTGCGATAAGGTGATAATATGTTTCCCATTTTTGAAGGGTATCCTTATAAATCGGTTCTTTTGATCATTTTTTAATCGGAGCTTGCCACTCTGGGGGATTTCATTCGATGTTGTCCATGTCAGATCCGGACTTTCGTAGCGTATCTGCAGGGCAGATTGTTTGACGATCTCCTTTGCCCGATCCAGGCTCGGCGGCGTTCCCAGGTCTTTAATGATGTAGTCGAGATACTGATCAATGTTGTACTGCCACGCCCCTCTCCAGGTTTCCTTTGCAGCATGAATAAAAAATACGGCTACAATGAGATTTATGCTGATTCCGGCAGCCAGGAGAGTGAGAAGAATTTTTGTAAAAACCGAATGAATGAGCCTCTGAAATCTGCTATTCGCCATCTTCGCTCTCCTCGACAATAAAGACATATCCGGTTCCCCAGACAGTTTTAATGAATAAAGGCGACTTCGGGTCATCCAGCAATTTCGAACGGAGGCGGCTCATAACTATATCCACGGAGCGGTCAAAGGCCTCGTATTCAATCCCCCGCAGGGCATCCATTATATGGTCACGGCTCATCACAATGCCCGCATTATTTGCCAGCAAGGACAGTGCCTGGAACTCAGTGGTGGTCAGATCGACGGGTTCATTGTTGAGCAGGACTGTCCGTCTCTGAAAATCGATGAAAAGAGGTCCGAACCGTCGCTTAGGGGTAACTGTAGAATTTCCTGTACGCCTGAGAATTGACTGAATACGTGCAACCAATTCCCGGGGCTCAAAGGGTTTGGCGAGATAATCATCTGCGCCCAGTTCGAGTCCCACAATCCTGTCGGTAACTTCCCCTCTCGCAGTGAGCATGAGAATCGGGGTTGTATGGGATCGTCGTATCTGCTTGCAGACTTCAAAACCATTCATACCGGGTAGCATCACATCAAGGATGATCAGTTGCGGCTGAAGTGTTTTAATTTTCTTCATCCCCTCTTCGGGGCGGGTAGCACTTTCGATGGAAAACCCATAATTACCGAGATAATCCTTCAGTAAATGGTTGAGTTTCTCGTCATCATCGATAATAAGGATTGTTTTCTTCAATATAGGCTCCAAAGTTCAGGGAAACGGCGCCCGCTTCTCGCTTCACGACGGGCGCCGTTTTTGTCAATTCCAGCAATTATGACGGTCTCTCAGATATTTCACGAGCCGTTCCTTTTGTTCAGGGCTGAGCGTGCTGTGAAACTTTGTCAGTTTGTCGATCATCAGAGATGAGAATTCATCCATTCTGGCCTTTTTCTCATTGATCATTTTCTTGAGTTTTTCCTGGTCGATAATGTCACTCTGAAGCAGGGCCAGGAATTCTTCTTTCTTGGACGCATGATTTTTCTTCATCTCCGCCATTTTTTTCTTCAATTCCTCTTTGATGCCCTCAAGCTCTTGCTGCTGTGCTTCATTCAATTCCAGTTTTGATTTGAGCTTTTCAGTAACACGGTCTGCCATCTTTTCAGGTGTAGGGCGATGGCATCCGCCGAGAAAAGCAACACAAATTAAGAGAATCGGAACACATATTCCTGCTACACATTTTTTTAACATAGGTTCTCCTTTCAGGTAAATAGGGTATTTTTGCCACAATGACCCGCTGTTATTTCAGCGTCCATCCTTTTTCAAAAAGCTGATTTTTATCTTACCGGTCACCTCCTTCCATGCATTTTGTACTTTCTGTATCTGTTCTTTCATGGGTAATAACCTCATGGTTATGAGGAACAACCAGAATATCTCTTCTGCGGTCTTTTGGTTCAGCTTCCAATTGACAGCTATAAAGTATAGAAACTGCATTGTCATTCAGAAGAAATACCATTTTTCTTTTGATAATGTTTTTCATGAAGGTAAAAGTGTGTAACAAAGTGTAACAGTATTGCGGGAGGCAATTAGAGGTGATTTATGATATAATGAGGTAATGGAGGGAGACATAATAAATACCGGCAAGGTTTCAATCATAAGGTTTTCAGATGCAGAACGCATTCAGGTTGACGATATTGTTATTGTTGAAGAACCTTTAGAGATATTCATTGACGATGAGCCCTTCTATACGACAATGCGGATGCCAGGTGAAGAAATATTGCTTGCCCTTGGCATATGCTTTACTGACGGCATTATAGATTCCATGGAAGACGTGACAGGCGTAAATTATTGCAGTGATGTTTCCCGGAATAAGATCAATGTTTATTTGAACTCTCAATTAAATAAGAAAGACCGTCTCAAGAATAAACAAAGACGCTCGACAGCATATTCGAGCTGCGGCATCTGCGGCATGGATATGATCGAGGGCATGACCAACACCACTGGCAGAATAGAGCAGAAGGTAACAATGGATATCGCAACTATCTCCAACATGCAAAAGGCTATACAGGAAAACCAGGTTGTCTTTCCTTTAACAGGCGGAACTCATGCTGCAGGAATCTTCAGTGCAGAAGGAGAACTTCTGTCATTTTCGGAAGACGTGGGAAGACACAACGCCCTCGACAAGGCCATCGGAAAATTGTTATTCAACCGTAGCACCGCTAAGGCTGCTGTCGTTGTTTTAACCTCAAGGCTCAGCTTTGAGATGGTTCAAAAAGCTGCCCGCCTGGGTGCTGAAATCATCTGCGGGGTATCATCGCCCACCTCTCTTGCCATAGATCTGGCGAAAACAGTAAATCTTACCCTTATCGGGTTCCTGCGGGGCAACCGAGGGAATATTTACACCTGCCCCGGGCGTATTAAAAACGGTTTTGCCTGTCATTAACATCACAAACAGAGAGATTTTATTGTTCTTCATGAACATGCCAACAACCAAAGGTTTGCATAAAAATCAGGTAACAGCCGGTAATAAAAACAGAATAAACGGTATACAATTTTTAGAAATCTACTGGTGTATTTTCTTGACAATAAAGGAAAATAAGGCTATAAAAAGATTAAAATGTGTAACAAATTTAAATAATATGTAGAATAAGGGGGTATGGATGTTAAAAGAATCATTAGTATCGGAGTTTCAAAAAATC is a genomic window containing:
- a CDS encoding 2-dehydropantoate 2-reductase; translation: MNIGIIGVGGVGGYFGGKICKEILSQGAKVYFVARGRHLDEIRKKGLHVSTTTEGDWICNPTLATDRIEELPVLDVCLLCVKSYDLKSVVLQFGGKVSDSTLMIPLLNGIDIYERIRENLHLASVLPACVYVGTHIEAFGKVTQNGGACKILLGKDPQQATTVPDSLFELFRTSRINYEWFDDVYPEIWGKYVFIASFGLVTAAFNKTLGQVVESRFLSDYVLSVMTEIVGLSRKIGINLPETIITDSFQKGHNFPYETKTSFQRDFENVHKPDERDLFGSTVLRLGKQFDIDTPVTQKLWDILNNRKPLPDEGELV
- a CDS encoding HAMP domain-containing sensor histidine kinase, producing the protein MANSRFQRLIHSVFTKILLTLLAAGISINLIVAVFFIHAAKETWRGAWQYNIDQYLDYIIKDLGTPPSLDRAKEIVKQSALQIRYESPDLTWTTSNEIPQSGKLRLKNDQKNRFIRIPFKNGKHIITLSQGPHVYIFSFQTHPPLEIRKIVFIIVLILLLTIVVLAAYLVIRHILRPVKSLSEGVRQVGNGHLDHRVPSSHTTEFNHLAEAFNAMTLRVQSMLYAKDQLLLDVSHELRSPLTRVKVALELMPDGQTKENIADDIREMEIMISEILEAARLRNTTEGLRIEAISVEAFFHEISAIYANRPPGIRIDNIPDNACIHGDPMLVKIVFNNIINNAVKYSPHDGEPVRLLWKEDPQYAIIQIHDRGIGIPETELPYIFEPFYRVDKSRSRHTGGYGLGLSLCKTIMESHQGKIEVESTPGTGTIVSLFFPLFHDNC
- a CDS encoding type I restriction enzyme HsdR N-terminal domain-containing protein; its protein translation is MSDNVSPSINENIFEQKVLFTLEKLLGWSQFKGEIKVRPSLQIGRQNFITPDIVLYTPDNKAVIVLEIKRPVEDLGRPGTFGQLQSYMRQTKADFGFLVGKEIRVYYDGILSPNADPLLLSKIRFKSDSAEGTDFVELFNRDSFIAGKYESYLKAHIDRLQQERKIDAVRERLQSEETSQRLLKLLQHDITDVETQILMEAMKGLIIKVSYGKTLQNIRSVSLGIAISNKRQDFIFVCKNKASGKYFIYIEDLKDDHIRLINPDGGQIDLNADLFEEPKDETVDYLLSYKLINETQLGKYHQYVSSQPEDHDTAVDHNSDKAKTTKRLPSNGSTMGRKNRSPSAYEWSRGVPELSRISGRATWRAICDYLKVYVGADSARRALKDWARENRRGWPPIPEPLSRGKGT
- a CDS encoding DUF6516 family protein — translated: MDGELLFYRKNVESNGDIAEMKIWKVPQTKDKPYGYRYSLVYIRDGKRVLGYDNGEGKGDHRHYKNKEHPYEFKGMDILIEDFNSDVEKIKKGEI
- a CDS encoding SDR family oxidoreductase, encoding MSYDRVNERMVNRLLAGKTAIITGASSGIGRATALTLAQAGAAVVIQARRKERLDELASEISDHNGKALVVAGDASIQTDIDLLLNSALAWEEGGYKYDIVVANAGHGLAGSILNSDESRWQELYQVNVLGAAYLMRRAGQYMIQQKRGDIIAIGSVVGRNISPFGSFYGSSKFAVSAFAEALRREICVHGVRVSLVMPGIVLSEFQGVAGYNEENFFNTVDQFGKLVEPQDIAEGIYWLLTLPPHVNVNEIMIRPTGQNYP
- a CDS encoding HTH domain-containing protein, whose product is MKAKKIDIGIKDLKTSLKDFSEAWKKLESGKKVKKEEGLYFDSIDTMRNVLTNNRLLILKTIRKNKPGSIYELAKILNRDLKSVNQDLKLLSEIGLVALEKIETERKRVIPHVDYGKILLEIPV
- the fdhD gene encoding formate dehydrogenase accessory sulfurtransferase FdhD, whose amino-acid sequence is MEGDIINTGKVSIIRFSDAERIQVDDIVIVEEPLEIFIDDEPFYTTMRMPGEEILLALGICFTDGIIDSMEDVTGVNYCSDVSRNKINVYLNSQLNKKDRLKNKQRRSTAYSSCGICGMDMIEGMTNTTGRIEQKVTMDIATISNMQKAIQENQVVFPLTGGTHAAGIFSAEGELLSFSEDVGRHNALDKAIGKLLFNRSTAKAAVVVLTSRLSFEMVQKAARLGAEIICGVSSPTSLAIDLAKTVNLTLIGFLRGNRGNIYTCPGRIKNGFACH
- a CDS encoding Spy/CpxP family protein refolding chaperone, with protein sequence MLKKCVAGICVPILLICVAFLGGCHRPTPEKMADRVTEKLKSKLELNEAQQQELEGIKEELKKKMAEMKKNHASKKEEFLALLQSDIIDQEKLKKMINEKKARMDEFSSLMIDKLTKFHSTLSPEQKERLVKYLRDRHNCWN
- a CDS encoding response regulator transcription factor, which translates into the protein MKKTILIIDDDEKLNHLLKDYLGNYGFSIESATRPEEGMKKIKTLQPQLIILDVMLPGMNGFEVCKQIRRSHTTPILMLTARGEVTDRIVGLELGADDYLAKPFEPRELVARIQSILRRTGNSTVTPKRRFGPLFIDFQRRTVLLNNEPVDLTTTEFQALSLLANNAGIVMSRDHIMDALRGIEYEAFDRSVDIVMSRLRSKLLDDPKSPLFIKTVWGTGYVFIVEESEDGE